From Acropora muricata isolate sample 2 chromosome 14, ASM3666990v1, whole genome shotgun sequence, one genomic window encodes:
- the LOC136897778 gene encoding uncharacterized protein: MVSCVVLGCNNHSAKTKKAGDSVSYYHIPLDHRTKAWLDRITRTNLPPLENCHVCSEHFLPSCFEPDDLGTQLTGQKGKRSLKADAVPSVFKYSHSPEEKKARLSSKRRREQQRHEEAVAELLAAENENSIAEEIIIEDSPLNYDITPLKSFSASHGVRDFGVQCCFEPITYRSIATQTDVSNAPPFEVACTTSGIGISSQVKTETNSPKHAEWKVSHDHNYTMNAPPKVIFPTYDDSSFKTTPLPPVHNITCDQYESTDAVDTGHESDADGDIDNDMDDEDMDPSWKLSDAEQFLSDDDREVEPSEDDFKESTPHTEKKFLVFGSCLFELLKRCPECGDVIIKRKNKTSGTMLLVELTCHSGHTKTWESQPVVKRKPLGNLLLAAAILFTGITFSSVSNLASCLDLQFFCERVFYDTQRKYLFPVVNEAWEAGSNRQIDILTSKPVVNLEGDGRCDSPGHCAKYGTYTLMDEDTGNVVAFNCVQVSEVSSSNAIEKEGFTRSIEMLEGKGVNITRVATDRHVSIASCMSRDYPHISHQYDVWHLSKWVVKKLTNKAKQKGCEQLAPWIQSISNHLWWSAATCDGSVQMLREKWKSVLDHVSNRHKWSGNSLFHQCCHRRISSSEAKKICWIKPGTPAHLALEEVVLNSKLLKDVAKLTDFCHTGKIEVYHSMMLKYCSKREHFSYKGMVARTQLAALDNNANTGRKQARIKEAERAGEARYKLCFPKANKQWLAKVLEVPSTTCPMRVLQRGPWRRRRVLSLRQAVPVVGHSGSLQQLCNPRMIFI; encoded by the exons ATGGTGAGTTGTGTTGTCCTTGGGTGTAATAATCATTCAGCGAAGACGAAAAAAGCTGGAGATAGCGTGAGCTACTACCACATCCCGCTAGATCATCGGACGAAGGCATGGCTGGACAGGATAACACGCACCAATTTACCTCCATTAGAGAACTGCCATGTTTGTAGTGAACACTTTCTGCCAAGCTGTTTTGAGCCTGACGATCTCGGTACACAGTTAACTGGGCAGAAGGGCAAACGGAGCTTGAAGGCTGACGCTGTACCGTCTGTATTTAAATACAGCCATAGCCCAGAGGAAAAAAAAGCCAGGCTATCGTCCAAACGTCGCCGCGAACAACAAAGACATGAAGAA GCTGTTGCAGAACTACTTGCTGCTGAGAATGAGAACTCAATTGCAGAAGAGATCATAATTGAGGATTCTCCACTAAATTATGACATTACTCCTTTGAAGTCCTTCTCTGCAAGTCATGGTGTGCGTGATTTTGGAGTACAATGTTGTTTTGAACCCATTACCTACAGAAGTATAGCAACCCAGACTGATGTTAGCAACGCCCCTCCCTTTGAAGTTGCTTGTACCACATCAGGCATTGGCATTTCCTCCCAAGTTAAAACAGAAACTAATTCCCCAAAACATGCAGAGTGGAAGGTTTCCCATGACCACAACTACACCATGAATGCACCCCCAAAAGTAATTTTTCCAACCTACGATGACAGCAGTTTCAAAACAACTCCCTTACCTCCTGTACATAATATAACGTGTGATCAGTATGAGTCTACAGATGCTGTTGATACTGGTCACGAAAGTGATGCAGATGGTGACATTGATAATGACATGGATGATGAAGACATGGACCCCAGCTGGAAATTATCTGATGCCGAACAGTTCCTATCAGATGATGACAGGGAGGTGGAGCCATCTGAAGATGACTTTAAAGAGTCCACTCCTCACacggaaaaaaaattcctggTCTTTGgttcatgtctttttgaacTTCTCAAAAGATGCCCAGAATGTGGGGATGTTATCATCAAGCGGAAGAACAAAACTTCTGGTACTATGTTACTAGTTGAACTGACTTGCCATAGTGGCCATACAAAAACATGGGAATCCCAACCAGTTGTAAAAAGGAAACCTCTTGGAAACCTATTATTAGCAGCAGCTATACTTTTTACAGGTATCACCTTTTCAAGTGTCAGTAACCTTGCCTCATGTCTCGACCTTCAATTCTTTTGTGAACGTGTTTTTTATGACACACAAAGGAAGTATCTGTTCCCAGTTGTTAACGAAGCATGGGAGGCTGGGAGCAATAGGCAAATTGACATACTTACCTCCAAGCCAGTGGTTAACCTAGAAGGGGATGGGAGATGCGATAGCCCTGGACATTGTGCCAAGTATGGTACTTATACATTGATGGATGAGGACACAGGAAATGTAGTGGCATTCAATTGTGTCCAAGTCAGTGAGGTGTCCTCATCTAATGCAATAGAGAAAGAGGGCTTCACCAGATCCATTGAAATGTTGGAGGGGAAGGGAGTTAACATCACCAGAGTAGCAACAGACCGCCACGTTTCCATTGCCAGCTGCATGTCCAGGGACTACCCACACATTAGTCATCAATATGATGTATGGCATCTGTCCAAGTGGGTAGTCAAAAAGCTGACAAACAAGGCTAAGCAAAAGGGTTGTGAGCAGTTGGCCCCATGGATACAGTCCATCTCCAACCACCTATGGTGGTCTGCTGCAACATGTGATGGCAGTGTACAGATGTTACGGGAAAAGTGGAAGTCAGTGTTGGATCATGTCAGCAACAGGCATAAATGGTCTGGAAACTCCCTTTTCCATCAGTGCTGCCACAGACGCATTTCTTCCTCTGAAGCTAAGAAGATCTGTTGGATCAAGCCAGGTACACCAGCTCACTTAGCCTTGGAGGAAGTGGTTCTAAACAGTAAGCTTTTGAAAGATGTGGCTAAACTGACTGACTTCTGTCACACTGGCAAAATTGAGGTGTATCACTCTATGATGTTAAAGTATTGCTCAAAACGGGAGCATTTCTCCTACAAAGGCATGGTTGCCAGGACACAGCTTGCTGCTCTTGACAACAATGCAAACACTGGCCGCAAGCAAGCTCGGATTAAGGAGGCTGAACGGGCAGGTGAGGCTCGTTACAAACTCTGTTTCCCTAAGGCAAACAAA